TCGTCCGGCTCGTAACGCGAACCGCCGATCAGCTTCTTGTACTCGTTCGACTTGAAGTCGGACAGACGCACGATCACGGGCTTCGGATAGAACGCCGCCGCGATCGTCGCGACACCTTCCGTCAGCTTGTCGACGTAGAACTGACGCGGCGATGCGTGACCGCGCGCGACGCTCTCGACGGCCTTCTTCAGATCCTGGTCGATGTTCGGGTACTCGAGGATCGCCTTCGGGTGAACGCCGATGTTGTTGTTGATGATGAACTCGAGACGCGCGAGACCCACGCCGCCGTTCGGCAGTTGCGAGAAGTCGAACGCGAGCTGCGGGTTGCCGACGTTCATCATGATCTTGACCGGGATTTCCGGCAGTTCGCCGCGCTGCACTTCCGTGACTTCCGTCTCGAGCAGGCCGTCGTAGATCTTGCCTTCGTCGCCTTCCGCGCACGACACGGTGACGAGCGCGCCGTCCTTCAGGATGTCGGTCGCGTCGCCGCAGCCGACGACTGCCGGCACGCCGAGTTCACGCGCGATAATCGCCGCGTGGCAGGTCCGGCCGCCACGGTTCGTGACGATCGCGGCTGCACGCTTCATCACCGGCTCCCAGTTCGGGTCGGTCATGTCGGCCACCAGCACGTCGCCCGGCTGCACGCGTTCCATTTCCGACGGATCCTGGATCACGCGCACGGGGCCCGCACCGATCTTCTGGCCGATCGCACGGCCCGTTGCCAGCACCTGCGACTGGCCCTTCAGCTTGAAGCGCTGCTCGGCCTTGCCGCTCGCCTGGCTCTTCACGGTTTCCGGGCGTGCCTGCAGGATGAAGATCTTGCCGTCGCGGCCGTCCTTGCCCCACTCGATGTCCATCGGACGCTGGTAGTGCTTCTCGATGATGACCGCGTACTTCGCCAGCTCGATCACGTCCTCGTCGGTGATCGAGTAGCGGTTGCGCTGCTCGTGCGGCACGTCGACCGTCTTCACGCGGCCCGGCTCGCCCGGCTGCGTGAATTCCATCTTGATCAGCTTCGAGCCGATCGAGCGGCGGATGATCGGGTACTTGTCCTGGGCGAGCGTCGTCTTGAACACGTAGAACTCGTCCGGGTTCACTGCGCCCTGCACGACGGTTTCGCCCAGGCCGTAGCTCGACGTGATGAACACGGCGTCCTTGAAGCCCGATTCGGTGTCGATCGTGAACATCACGCCGGCCGCGCCGACGTCCGAGCGGACCATGCGCTGCACGCCGGCCGACAGGGCGACTTCCGCGTGCGTGAAGCCCTTGTGCACGCGATACGAGATCGCGCGGTCGTTGTACAGCGACGCGAACACGTGCTTCATGCGGTCGAGCACGTCCTCGATACCGACGACGTTCAGGTACGACTCCTGCTGGCCGGCGAACGATGCGTCGGGCAGGTCTTCCGCGGTAGCGGACGAACGCACGGCGAACGACAGCTCGCCCGGCGAGCTGTTCTTCAGGATGTCGAACTGCTCACGGATTTCCTGCTCGAGACGTGCCTGCAGCGGCGCATCGACGATCCACTTGCGGATTTCGGCGCCGGCTTCGGCGAGCGCCTTCACGTCGTCGATGTCGAGCGACTCGAGACGCTTGGCGATGCGGTCGGTAAGGTCGTTGTGCTTGAGGAAATCGCGGAACGCGAGCGCGGTCGTGGCGAAACCGGTGGGTACGCGAACGCCTGCTTCGGAAAGCTGGCTGATCATTTCGCCCAGCGACGCATTCTTGCCGCCGACGATCTCCACATCGGTCATCCGCAACTGCTCGAACGGAATTACATACGCCTGGTCCTTTGCGACGTTTGCTGCGTTAGTCATACAAGCCCCTAAGTGTGAAAAAAATGCTCGATTGCGCAAGTGGGCTTGGACGCGGGCGCTTGCAAAAAGGCGCGGCGCGTCTTGCGCAACCTGTTGGAGAAACAATCGCAGCGGCGGATTATCTTCCGACCCGATTTGCAAAAATCCCGGCAGAAGGGCGATATTTTCAGACAAATCGCCAAACTTGCCGGGAATTTTGGAATCGAGCGGAGAACCCCGGGGCGCCGTTCGCGCCCTGCCCCCGCAATTGCTTATCCAACAGGTTGCCGCTATTCTACCGTGCCGGCTGCCGGATGTGGCGCGACCTTGTCACTGCGTCTGGAGGCGAACCTCCAGCCGCCCGCGCAACCGCCCTTCACGCTCGACGCCCAGATTCATGCTGCCTACCGTATTCATCGTCTCCGACGGCACCGGGATCACTGCCGAAACCTTCGCGCATTCGATCCTCTCCCAGTTCGACCAGAAATTCCGCCTCGTGCGCGTGCCGTTCGTCGATTCGCTCGACAAGGCCTATGCGACCGTCGAGAAGATCAACGAGGCCGCCGTGCACGACGGCCGCCGCGCGATCGTGTTCACGACGCTCGTCGACAGCGAGTCGAACGACATCGTCAAGCGCTCGAACGCGCTCGTGCTCGACATGTTCCAGCGCTTCGTCGAACCGCTCGAGCAGGAACTGGAGCTCAAGTCGAGCCACGCGATGGGCCGCGGCCACCAGAACGCGGACACCGAGGAATACAAGACCCGGATCGAGGCGATCAACTTCTCGCTCGCACACGATGACGGCCAGTCGAACCGCAACCTGTCGGAAGCCGACGTGATCCTCGTCGGCGTGTCGCGCAGCGGCAAGACGCCGACGAGCCTGTATCTCGCGATGCAGTACGGCGTGAAGGCGGCAAACTATCCGCTGATTCCGGAGGATTTCGAGCGCGGCAAGCTGCCGTCGGCGCTGTCGCCGTACAGCGAGAAGCTGTTCGGGCTGTCGATCGACCCGCAGCGCCTGTCCGAGATCCGCAACGAGCGCCGGCCGGGCAGCAAGTACGCGGCGCCCGAGAACTGCCGCTACGAGATCAACGAAGCCGAAGCGATGATGCGCCGCGAGGGGATCAAGTGGCTGTCGTCGACGCACAAGTCGATCGAGGAAATCGCGACGACGATCCTGCAGGAAATCCGCCTCGACCGGCAGTCGTATTGAGCCTGAGCGCTGGTGCGCTCGCGGCCGCCTGGCCGCCGCCGGATACAACAAGGCCGCGTCGAACGCGGCCTTTTTCAATGGTGCGAACCAAGCACGGGGGCGGCGTCACCCACGCCGCTGCTGGCGCACCTGCTCGAACAGGCAGACCGCGGCCGCGGCCGCGACGTTCAGCGACTCCATCCCGCCCGGCTGCGGGATCGTCACGCGATGCGTGGCCGCGTCACGCCAGAACGCCGATACCCCGGCACCCTCGTTGCCGAACACCCATGCAACGGGCCCCGACAGGTCACAGTCGTAGACCGCCTGCGCGCCGTGCGAATCGGTCAGCGCGACCGGCACGTCGAGACGCGCGGCGAGCGCACCGGCTTCGACATCTTCGTGGATCGACAGCAGGAAATGCGCGCCCATGCCCGAGCGCAGCACCTTCGACGACCATGCGTACGCGGTACCCGGCGCACAGAACACGTGGCGCACGCCGGCGGCCGCCGCACTGCGCAGGATCGAGCCGACGTTGCCGGCGTCCTGCACGCCGTCGAGCACGACCGACGACTGCGTCACGCGCTCGGGCAGCGGCTGTGCCGGCCGGTCGACGAGCAGCAGGAAGCCGACGCCGTTGACCACGTTCGACAACTGCCCGAACAACGCATCGGGCAGCGTGACGATCCGTTGTGAATCGATGCGCGCGACGATCGCCTGGGCCTCGGCGTGGCCGAGCGCGCCTTCGGTCGTGACGCACAGCTCGGGCGTCGCGCCCGTGTCGAGGTACGCGCTCGCGAGATGGAATCCTTCGAGCAGCGCCTGGCCGCCGCGGCGCTGATGGGACGTCGAACCCGCGAGCGCCTTCAGGCGCTTGTACAGCGGGTTGTCGCGGGAAGTAATGCTTTTCATCGAATCAGGTCGAGTGCCGCACGAACCGGCGCGAACGACCGCCGATGGGCTTCGCACGGGCCGTGCTCGCGCAGGGCGGCAAGGTGTTTCACGGTGCCGTAGCCCGCATGCACGTTGAAGCCGTACACGGGGAAACGCTCGTGCAGGTCGACGAGCATGCGGTCACGGGAGACCTTCGCGAGAATCGACGCGGCCGAGATGCTCGGCACGAGCGCATCGCCACTGACGATCGCCTCGGCACGCACCGTCAGCGTCGGGCAACGGTTGCCGTCGATCTGCGCAAGCGTCGGCAGGATCGACAGGCCCTCGACCGCGCGCTTCATCGCGAGCATCGTCGCGTGCAGGATGTTCAGCGTGTCGATCTCGTCGACGCTCGCCGATGCAACGCAATACGACAGCGAGCGCGCGACGATCAGCTCGTACAGCGCATCGCGCTTCTTCGCGGACAGCGCCTTCGAATCGTCGAGCCCGTCGATCGGCTGCGCCGGATCGAGAATCACCGCGGCGGCCACCACCGGCCCCGCGAGCGGGCCGCGGCCCGCTTCGTCGACGCCGCAGACGATCTCGTCGGGACGGCTGAAATCGAAACCGCCCTGCACGTCGCTCGACGCACGGCGGCGTGGTGCACGTACTGCGGTCATGCGCGCCCCTTGCGTTGTTCGAGCACGCGCACGACCGCTTCGGCCGCCTTCGCAGCCGTGTTCTGCCGCAGCGAAAGATGCATTTCGGTAAAGACTTCGGTCAGCGTGCGACGGTTCGCGTCGTCGCGCAGCTGCGTGAGCGTCGCATCGGCAAGCGCCTCGGGCGTCGCGAAATGCTGCAGCAGCTCGGGCACGACGAAGCGCCCCGCCAGGATGTTCGGCAAGCCGACGTACGGCAGGTAACCCTGCCGCCGCATGATCTGCCCGGTCAGCCAGGGCACCTTGTATGAGATCACCATCGGCTTCTTCAGCAGCGCGGCTTCCAGCGTGACCGTGCCGCTCTTCACGAGGATCGCGTCGGCAGCCGTCATCGCAACCTGCGAGCGGCCGTCGGTGATCGTCAGCGCGAGCTGCGGATGGGCATCGACGAGCGGTTGCAGCAGCGCGCGCAGCGCGGGCGTGGCCGCCGGCATCACGAACCGTACGCCGGGCTCGCGCTGCTGCATCAGCGCCATTGCCGCGAAGAACGTCGGGCCGATCAGTGCGATTTCCGAGCGCCGGCTGCCCGGCAACACGGCGATCACCGGGCCGTCGGCCGGCAATCCGAGCGCGATGCGCGCGCCGTGCGTGTCGGGCTCGAGCGGAATCTCGTCGGCGAGCGGATGGCCGACGTAGGTCGACGCAACGCCTGCCTTGTCGAGAATCGCCGGTTCGAACGGAAACAGGCACAGCATGTGATCGACGGACTTCGCGATCTTCTTGATCCGGCCGCCGCGCCATGCCCAGATCGACGGGCACACGAAGTGGATCGACGGGATGCCCGCGTCGCGCGCCGCCTGTTCGACGTTGAAGTTGAAATCGGGCGCATCGACGCCGATGAACGCGTCCGGCCGCTCGGCGAGCAACTGGCGCTTCAGCTCGCCGCGAATCCGCAGGATCTCGGGAATCTGGCCCAACGCCTCGACATAGCCGCGCACGGTCAGCTTGTCCATCTGCCAGTGCGAGTCGAAGCCGTGTGCGATCATTCGCGGGCCGCCGATCCCGTAGTACTGGGCCGATTCCGGCAGCCGCTCGCGCAGCCCGCCGAGCAGCGACGCGCCGAGCAGGTCGCCCGACGGTTCGCCGGCCACCATCGCGAGCCGGAGCTGAGTGGTCGGAAGCGGCATCGCTTAGCGGATGATGCCGCGTTGCGACGCGTCGATGAACTCGACGAGCGCCTTCACGGGTGCGTCGCCGTCGCCGCCCGCCGCCGCCAGCTCACGCAACTGCACTTTCGCTTCCTCGAGCGACAGGCCGTTCTTGTACAGCAGGCGGTACGCGCTGCGCAGCGCGGAGATCGCGTCGGGCGAGAAACCGCGCCGGCGCAGCCCTTCGACGTTGATCCCGTGCGGTTCGGCCTTGTTGCCTGCCGCGATCACGAACGGCGGAATGTCCTGCACGAGCGCCGATGCGCCGCCCAGCATCGAGTGCGCGCCGATGCGCACGAACTGGTGGACGCCCGACATCCCGCCGACGATCGCCCAGTCGCCGATCTCGACGTGGCCTGCCATCTGCGCGTTGCTCGACAGGATCACGTGGCTGCCGACCGTGCAGTCGTGACCGATGTGCACATAGGCCATGATCCAGTTGTCGTCACCGAGCGTCGTCACGCCGCCGTCCTGCACGGTGCCCGTGTGGATCGTCGTGAATTCGCGGATCGTGTTGCGGCTGCCGATCACGAGCTTCGTCGGCTCGTCCTTGTACTTCATGTCCTGCGGACGACCACCGACCGACGCGTAATGGCCGATGCGGTTGTCCTCGCCGAGCGTCGTATGGCCTTCGATCACGCTGTGCGAGCCGATCGTCGTACGCGCGCCGATCGTGACGTGCGGACCGACGATCGCGTACGGGCCGATCTCGACCGATTCGTCGATCTGCGCGCCCGGTTCGACAATCGCGGTGGGATGAATCCTGGTCATGCGCCGTTGCCTCTCGATGTGATGTGTCGCGTTGCGTTGCCTGTCCGTGCCGCGTCGCTCAGGGCGCCACGTCGGTCGTCTTGACCGTGCACATCAGTTCGGCTTCCGCCGCCACCTTGCCGTCCACTTCCGCCACCGCCTTGAACTTCCAGATACCGCGGATGTAGCGTTCGAACGTCACGTTCAGAATCAGTTGGTCGCCCGGCTCGACCGGACGCTTGAAGCGCGCGCCGTCGATCCCGACGAAGTAGTACAGCGTGTTCTCCGGATCCTTCGGCTGCTCTTCCGAGAAGGTCAGCAGCGCCGCAGCCTGCGCGAGCGCCTCGAGGATCAGCACGCCCGGCATCACCGGCCGCTTCGGGAAATGCCCCTGGAAGTACGGCTCGTTGATCGACACGTTCTTCAGCGCTTTGATGCCCTTGTGCGGTTCGAGTTCGAGCACGCGATCGACGAGCAGAATCGGGTAGCGATGCGGCAGCAGCGTGAGGATCTTGTGGATGTCGAGATTGATTTTTTCAGTGCTCATGATGGTTCGTCTCACGCAGAGGCTGCGCGGTGGTGATGCAAAGGCTGAAGCGGGCCGTCGTGCGGCCCAGTCTGGCAAACCGGGCCGGTTGCGCTGGCCGTACCCGGTTCGAGGTCTCGCATGATGCGCTCAGGCGTCCGTGCCGCCCTGGGCGGCGAGCGCGGCTTCGAGCGCCTTGATGCGCTCGCGCAGCTTGTCGAGGTTGCGCACGAGCGCGGCGCTCTTGTTCCACTCGCCGTGGTCGACGGCCGGGAACGCGCTGGTATAAATGCCGGCCTTCGGCAGCGACTTCGATACGCCCGATTTCGCGGTGATGATGACATAGTCGCCGAGCGTCACGTGGCCGGCGATCCCGGCCGCGCCGCCGATCATGCAGTGGCGGCCGATCGTCGTGCTGCCCGCGATCCCGGCGCTGCCGGCGATCACCGTGTAGGCGCCGATCCGGCAGTTGTGGCCGATCTGCACCTGGTTGTCGATCTTCACGCATTCGTCGATGACGGTATCCGCCATCGCGCCGCGGTCGATCGTCGTGTTCGCGCCGATCTCGACGTCCGGGCCGATCGTGACACCGCCGACCTGCGGGATCTTGACCCAGCTGCCGGTGCGCGCGTCGCCGTCGCCGACGAAATCCGGCGCGAAGCCGAAGCCGTCGGAGCCGATCACGGCGCCCGCATGAATGATCGCGCGCGGGCCGACCTTGCAGCCGTGGTACACCGACGCGTTCGGGTACAGGTGCGAGCCCGCGCCGATCGTCGTGCCGCGGCCGATGAACACGTTCGCGTCGAGCTGCACGCCGTCTTCGATCACCGCGCCGGCCTCGACCGTCACGTGCGGGCCGATCACCGCGCTCGCGGCGACCTGCGCGGCCGGATCGATCGTCGCGCTCGGATGCACGCCGGCCGCGCGCGGCGGCGTGGCGAGATCGATGAACATCTGCGCGACGCGCGCGAAGTACGCGTACGGATTCGGCGTCACGATGAAGTTGCGGCCGCTTGCGGCCGCGCCCAGCTTTTCCAGATCCTTCGGCGCGATCAGCACCGCGCCGGCGCGGGTCGTCTCGACCTGCGACAGGTACTTCGGGTTCGCGAGGAACGCGAGTTGCTGCGGGCCTGCCTGGTCGAGCGGCGCGAGGCCGCCGACCGTGCACTGTGCGTCGCCGGCGATCTCGCCGCCGAACCGCTTTACGAGTGCCTCAAGCGTCAATGCCATTCGTCGTCTGCTCCGTTCAGTTCGCCGAGCCGGACGCGAGCGCCTTGAGCACCTTGTCGGTGATGTCGATGCGCGGGCTGACGTACACGGCTTCCTGCACGATCAGGTCGTAATTCTGCTGCTCGGCGATCTGCTTGATGACCTTGTTCGCCCGCTCGAGCACGGCCGCCAGCTCCTCGTTGCGTCGCTGGTTCAGGTCTTCGCGGAACTCGCGCTGCTTGCGCTGGAAGTCGGTATCGAGCTGGGCGAGATCACGCTGCTTCTGCGCGCGGTCGGCCGCCGACAGCGACGCGCCGTTCTTGTCCAGCGAATCGGACATCGACTTCAGGCGCGCCGCCAGATCCTGCAGATCCTTGTCGCGCTTCGCAAACTCGGCTTCGAGCTTCGTCTGCGCCGCCTTCGCGGGCACCGACTCGCGCAGGATCCGATCCGAATTGACCGCCGCGATGCGGGCGACGTCCTGTGCGTGCGCCGTTGCCGCGCCCAAGGCCAGCGCAACGGTCAGCGCGCACATCACTCGTTTCGAAAACTTACCGGTTAGCAAAATTACCCTCTCGTTGCTGTTGTCATGCGTTCGATCAGAACGCCGTTCCGATCTGGAACTGGAATTTCTGGTACTGGTCGCCTTCGTGCTTCTGCAGCGGGAAGCCGAGGCTCAGCTTCAGCGGGCCGATCGGCGAGATCCACGCGAGACCCACACCATAGCCGTAACGCAGGCCGTTGGCGCCCGTACTCGTACCGCCCGGCGCGTTGCCCCATACGTTACCGCCGTCGAGGAACGTGAACACGCGCAGCGTGCGGTCGTAGCCCGTGCCCGGCAGCGGGAACGTCAGTTCGATGTTGCCGACGACCATCTTCGAACCGCCGATCGGGTCGTTCGTCTTCGTGTCGCGCGGGCCCAGCGAGCTCGGCTCGTAGCCACGCACGGAGCCGATACCGCCCGCGTAGTAGTTCTTGAAGATCGGGTACGGGTTGCCGATACCGTTACCGTAGCCGCCTTGCAGGTTCAGGCCCAGGATGAAGCCGCGCGAGAACGAATAGTAGTACTGGGCCTGCAGGTCGGCCTTGTAGTACTGGATCTTGCCGACCGGCACGCCGTACTCCATGTTCGCCTGCGTGAAGTAGCCGCGGCTCGGAATCAGCGCGCTGTCACGCGCGTCGCGCGACCACGCGACCGTCAGCGGCACCGTGTTCGACACGCGGCCGAACTGGTTCACGTAATCCTGGTAGCTCTGCGGCGTGTTCGAATCGACGTCGAGACGGTTCTGCTCGAAGCCCGCGCCGAAGTAGACGGTGTCGACTTCCGAGAACGGGATGCCGAACTTCAGGTTGCCGCCCGCGCTGATGATCCGGAAGCTCGAGCTCGTCGAATAGTAGAGCGGCTGGTACGTGCGGTAGTAGACGTCCGTGATCCGCTTGATGCCGTCGACCGTGAAGTACGGGTCGACCTGCGTGACGGTCAGCGTACGGTAGCTCTTCGCGGTGTTGACGTTCACCGACAGGCTGGTACCCGAACCGAACACGTTGTCCTGCGACACGCCGGCCGACAGCACGACCTTGTCCGTCGACGAGAAGCCCGCGCCCAGCGTAATCGCGCCGGTGGGCTTTTCGTCGACCTTCACGTTCACGTCGACCTGGTCGTTCGTGCCTTCGACCGGCACCGTCGTCACGTCGACGTTGGTGAAGTAGCCGAGACGGTTCACGCGATCCTTCGACAGCGCGAGGCGGTTCGAATCGAACCACGAGCTTTCGAGCTGACGCATTTCGCGGCGCACCACTTCGTCGCGCGTGCGCGTGTTGCCGACGACGTTGATGCGGCGCACGTACACGCGGCGGCTCGGATCGACGACGAGGTTCAGGTTCACCTTGTGGTTCGCCTGGTCGATGTCCGGCTGCGCGTTGACGGTCGCGAATGCGTAGCCGTACTCACCGAGCTTGTCGACGATCGACTTGGTGGTCTGTTGCAGCTTTTCGGCCGAGAAGCGGTCGCCCGGCTTGATCTTGATCAGCTTGTTGAGTTCGGCTTCGCGATCGAGCAGGTTGCCCGACAGCTTGATGCCCGACACCGTGTACGGCTCGCCTTCGTGCAGCGTGACCGTCAGGTACATGTCCTTCTTGTCGGGCGAGATCGACACCTGGGTCGAATCGATGTTGAACTCGAGATAGCCGCGGTTCAGGTAGTACGAGCGCACCGCCTCGAGGTCGCCCGTGAGCTTTTCCTTCGAGTACAGGTCGTTCTTCGTGTACCAGGAGAACCAGTTCGGCGTCGACAGCTGCATTTCGTCGCGCAGCGTGCTGGTGCTGAACGCCTTGTTGCCGATGAAGTTGATCTGGCGGATCTTCGCGCTCGGGCCTTCGGCCACCGCGAACAGGATCGACACGCGGTTCGCGTCGACCGGCGTGATCGTCGTCTTGACCTCGGCCGCGTAGAAGCCGCGCGTGAGGTACTGGCGCTTGAGCTCCTGCTCCGCCTTGTCGACGAGCGCCTTGTCGTAGTAGCGGCCGTCGGCGAGGCCGACTGCGCGCAGCGCCTTCGTCAGGTTGTCCTTGTCGAATTCCTTCGTGCCGGTGAAGTCGATCGACGCGATGGCCGGACGCTCCTGCACCTGCACGATCAC
This region of Burkholderia contaminans genomic DNA includes:
- the ppsA gene encoding phosphoenolpyruvate synthase; this translates as MTNAANVAKDQAYVIPFEQLRMTDVEIVGGKNASLGEMISQLSEAGVRVPTGFATTALAFRDFLKHNDLTDRIAKRLESLDIDDVKALAEAGAEIRKWIVDAPLQARLEQEIREQFDILKNSSPGELSFAVRSSATAEDLPDASFAGQQESYLNVVGIEDVLDRMKHVFASLYNDRAISYRVHKGFTHAEVALSAGVQRMVRSDVGAAGVMFTIDTESGFKDAVFITSSYGLGETVVQGAVNPDEFYVFKTTLAQDKYPIIRRSIGSKLIKMEFTQPGEPGRVKTVDVPHEQRNRYSITDEDVIELAKYAVIIEKHYQRPMDIEWGKDGRDGKIFILQARPETVKSQASGKAEQRFKLKGQSQVLATGRAIGQKIGAGPVRVIQDPSEMERVQPGDVLVADMTDPNWEPVMKRAAAIVTNRGGRTCHAAIIARELGVPAVVGCGDATDILKDGALVTVSCAEGDEGKIYDGLLETEVTEVQRGELPEIPVKIMMNVGNPQLAFDFSQLPNGGVGLARLEFIINNNIGVHPKAILEYPNIDQDLKKAVESVARGHASPRQFYVDKLTEGVATIAAAFYPKPVIVRLSDFKSNEYKKLIGGSRYEPDEENPMLGFRGASRYIAEDFAQAFEMECRALKRVRDEMGLTNVEIMVPFVRTVKQAERVVGLLEKFGLKRGENGLRLVMMCEVPTNAILAEDFLQFFDGFSIGSNDLTQLTLGLDRDSGMELLAVDFDERDPAVKFLLKRAIDTCRKMGKYVGICGQGPSDHPDFAQWLTDEGIVSISLNPDTIIDTWQALANRK
- the ppsR gene encoding posphoenolpyruvate synthetase regulatory kinase/phosphorylase PpsR; this translates as MLPTVFIVSDGTGITAETFAHSILSQFDQKFRLVRVPFVDSLDKAYATVEKINEAAVHDGRRAIVFTTLVDSESNDIVKRSNALVLDMFQRFVEPLEQELELKSSHAMGRGHQNADTEEYKTRIEAINFSLAHDDGQSNRNLSEADVILVGVSRSGKTPTSLYLAMQYGVKAANYPLIPEDFERGKLPSALSPYSEKLFGLSIDPQRLSEIRNERRPGSKYAAPENCRYEINEAEAMMRREGIKWLSSTHKSIEEIATTILQEIRLDRQSY
- a CDS encoding TrmH family RNA methyltransferase; the encoded protein is MKSITSRDNPLYKRLKALAGSTSHQRRGGQALLEGFHLASAYLDTGATPELCVTTEGALGHAEAQAIVARIDSQRIVTLPDALFGQLSNVVNGVGFLLLVDRPAQPLPERVTQSSVVLDGVQDAGNVGSILRSAAAAGVRHVFCAPGTAYAWSSKVLRSGMGAHFLLSIHEDVEAGALAARLDVPVALTDSHGAQAVYDCDLSGPVAWVFGNEGAGVSAFWRDAATHRVTIPQPGGMESLNVAAAAAVCLFEQVRQQRRG
- the rnhB gene encoding ribonuclease HII; its protein translation is MTAVRAPRRRASSDVQGGFDFSRPDEIVCGVDEAGRGPLAGPVVAAAVILDPAQPIDGLDDSKALSAKKRDALYELIVARSLSYCVASASVDEIDTLNILHATMLAMKRAVEGLSILPTLAQIDGNRCPTLTVRAEAIVSGDALVPSISAASILAKVSRDRMLVDLHERFPVYGFNVHAGYGTVKHLAALREHGPCEAHRRSFAPVRAALDLIR
- the lpxB gene encoding lipid-A-disaccharide synthase is translated as MPLPTTQLRLAMVAGEPSGDLLGASLLGGLRERLPESAQYYGIGGPRMIAHGFDSHWQMDKLTVRGYVEALGQIPEILRIRGELKRQLLAERPDAFIGVDAPDFNFNVEQAARDAGIPSIHFVCPSIWAWRGGRIKKIAKSVDHMLCLFPFEPAILDKAGVASTYVGHPLADEIPLEPDTHGARIALGLPADGPVIAVLPGSRRSEIALIGPTFFAAMALMQQREPGVRFVMPAATPALRALLQPLVDAHPQLALTITDGRSQVAMTAADAILVKSGTVTLEAALLKKPMVISYKVPWLTGQIMRRQGYLPYVGLPNILAGRFVVPELLQHFATPEALADATLTQLRDDANRRTLTEVFTEMHLSLRQNTAAKAAEAVVRVLEQRKGRA
- the lpxA gene encoding acyl-ACP--UDP-N-acetylglucosamine O-acyltransferase, with the protein product MTRIHPTAIVEPGAQIDESVEIGPYAIVGPHVTIGARTTIGSHSVIEGHTTLGEDNRIGHYASVGGRPQDMKYKDEPTKLVIGSRNTIREFTTIHTGTVQDGGVTTLGDDNWIMAYVHIGHDCTVGSHVILSSNAQMAGHVEIGDWAIVGGMSGVHQFVRIGAHSMLGGASALVQDIPPFVIAAGNKAEPHGINVEGLRRRGFSPDAISALRSAYRLLYKNGLSLEEAKVQLRELAAAGGDGDAPVKALVEFIDASQRGIIR
- the fabZ gene encoding 3-hydroxyacyl-ACP dehydratase FabZ; its protein translation is MSTEKINLDIHKILTLLPHRYPILLVDRVLELEPHKGIKALKNVSINEPYFQGHFPKRPVMPGVLILEALAQAAALLTFSEEQPKDPENTLYYFVGIDGARFKRPVEPGDQLILNVTFERYIRGIWKFKAVAEVDGKVAAEAELMCTVKTTDVAP
- the lpxD gene encoding UDP-3-O-(3-hydroxymyristoyl)glucosamine N-acyltransferase → MALTLEALVKRFGGEIAGDAQCTVGGLAPLDQAGPQQLAFLANPKYLSQVETTRAGAVLIAPKDLEKLGAAASGRNFIVTPNPYAYFARVAQMFIDLATPPRAAGVHPSATIDPAAQVAASAVIGPHVTVEAGAVIEDGVQLDANVFIGRGTTIGAGSHLYPNASVYHGCKVGPRAIIHAGAVIGSDGFGFAPDFVGDGDARTGSWVKIPQVGGVTIGPDVEIGANTTIDRGAMADTVIDECVKIDNQVQIGHNCRIGAYTVIAGSAGIAGSTTIGRHCMIGGAAGIAGHVTLGDYVIITAKSGVSKSLPKAGIYTSAFPAVDHGEWNKSAALVRNLDKLRERIKALEAALAAQGGTDA
- a CDS encoding OmpH family outer membrane protein gives rise to the protein MCALTVALALGAATAHAQDVARIAAVNSDRILRESVPAKAAQTKLEAEFAKRDKDLQDLAARLKSMSDSLDKNGASLSAADRAQKQRDLAQLDTDFQRKQREFREDLNQRRNEELAAVLERANKVIKQIAEQQNYDLIVQEAVYVSPRIDITDKVLKALASGSAN
- the bamA gene encoding outer membrane protein assembly factor BamA — protein: MLFKPHRFVPKTVAAAALAAHGLAAHAAAPFVVQDIKIEGLQRVEAGSVFAYLPIKQGDTFTDDKASEAIRALYATGFFNDVRIATQGNVVIVQVQERPAIASIDFTGTKEFDKDNLTKALRAVGLADGRYYDKALVDKAEQELKRQYLTRGFYAAEVKTTITPVDANRVSILFAVAEGPSAKIRQINFIGNKAFSTSTLRDEMQLSTPNWFSWYTKNDLYSKEKLTGDLEAVRSYYLNRGYLEFNIDSTQVSISPDKKDMYLTVTLHEGEPYTVSGIKLSGNLLDREAELNKLIKIKPGDRFSAEKLQQTTKSIVDKLGEYGYAFATVNAQPDIDQANHKVNLNLVVDPSRRVYVRRINVVGNTRTRDEVVRREMRQLESSWFDSNRLALSKDRVNRLGYFTNVDVTTVPVEGTNDQVDVNVKVDEKPTGAITLGAGFSSTDKVVLSAGVSQDNVFGSGTSLSVNVNTAKSYRTLTVTQVDPYFTVDGIKRITDVYYRTYQPLYYSTSSSFRIISAGGNLKFGIPFSEVDTVYFGAGFEQNRLDVDSNTPQSYQDYVNQFGRVSNTVPLTVAWSRDARDSALIPSRGYFTQANMEYGVPVGKIQYYKADLQAQYYYSFSRGFILGLNLQGGYGNGIGNPYPIFKNYYAGGIGSVRGYEPSSLGPRDTKTNDPIGGSKMVVGNIELTFPLPGTGYDRTLRVFTFLDGGNVWGNAPGGTSTGANGLRYGYGVGLAWISPIGPLKLSLGFPLQKHEGDQYQKFQFQIGTAF